In the genome of Phaeodactylum tricornutum CCAP 1055/1 chromosome 18, whole genome shotgun sequence, one region contains:
- a CDS encoding predicted protein, translated as MAKAVAPSATTLRWRSRVTKVAASSVDEDEEDDVRVGSNMTHNHNNSAIFGTLESKTSRTSVSANRALIWTALAALAVGCNIYNLRLLHTWFVTITCALNVVCALLSVWQRQRLRRLGNLRSIHNKARMRVQQMHSQNERLYRHLTSLDRSVDRLQAVQASLDQIVGEQRGQEDWNRLGRVVTEYRDTQDGIKMRLQQQAQERILRVVLQTDSNANFELSGQETERLVLQLSNLPGLSLHELQLREVIANSDKSLSTIVRLLKQVVEDGKDPDHASVFEFDARSAVSESHDANLLGL; from the coding sequence ATGGCGAAGGCAGTTGCACCTAGTGCTACGACACTCCGCTGGCGTTCCCGAGTAACCAAAGTAGCCGCTTCttccgtggacgaagatgaggaGGATGATGTCAGAGTCGGCAGCAACATGACACACAATCACAATAACAGCGCAATTTTTGGAACGCTCGAGTCGAAAACAAGTCGAACGAGCGTTTCTGCTAACCGGGCGCTAATTTGGACGGCGTTGGCAGCACTCGCTGTCGGCTGCAACATTTACAATCTCCGACTCCTCCATACATGGTTCGTGACGATAACCTGTGCGCTCAACGTCGTTTGTGCTCTCCTGTCCGTATGGCAACGGCAGCGCCTTCGTAGGCTAGGAAATTTACGCTCCATTCACAACAAGGCACGGATGCGGGTACAGCAAATGCACAGTCAGAACGAACGCTTATATCGTCATTTAACGTCACTTGATCGCAGTGTCGATCGATTACAAGCGGTGCAGGCCAGTCTCGATCAAATAGTCGGGGAACAGAGAGGACAGGAAGATTGGAATCGGCTAGGGCGCGTAGTGACGGAATATCGTGATACGCAGGACGGTATTAAAATGCGATTGCAGCAACAGGCACAAGAGCGCATTCTACGAGTGGTGCTGCAGACTGATTCAAATGCCAATTTTGAGCTGTCTGGTCAGGAAACAGAGCGATTAGTTTTGCAACTTTCCAATTTGCCGGGGTTGTCGTTGCACGAGCTTCAGTTACGCGAAGTAATCGCCAACAGCGACAAATCCTTGTCAACGATTGTACGACTCCTAAAACAAGTCGTTGAGGATGGCAAGGATCCAGATCACGCTAGCGTCTTTGAGTTTGACGCACGGTCCGCCGTTTCGGAATCTCACGACGCCAACCTACTGGGACTGTAA
- a CDS encoding predicted protein — translation MPFNLRTSFSAYLIVLFSAICFVKVWGFRSVAIAQTSMSLLQVRCASSRISPSDGSMSVRSSQRNKASSKRRKSVSDETIISKRTAFLKSWLLHNENEFHSFSKDEADAIRESLLVWYRSNRRKLPWRGDEPPWGGSTIAFAAKASAVSSNKKQASLKEFFATSVVNLSATKRDEDVDAPDDHKKSFPVTAYGVWVSEIMLQQTRVEAVVPYWVRWMIRFPTVHDLALADEDAVNAHWAGLGFYRRARLLHSAAKYIVNDCNGALPENVQELLHLPGVGRYTASAIASIAFNVNVPVVDGNVCRVLARLRGIANNIKAPALKDNHGWDLAAQIVSAGDGSAPGEVNQAIMELGATYCAPGGTGLDENDPLKDFYFSTRIGREVLRAFDGNDLKQISELRYASSNAQQCSLCAHGGVAEVFDILEVELSKALESKASVSRENIASKCGHSSFPLSPPKLAKREEVLAVGALKWLGPNTMEPAWLLHRRPEKGLLAGQWEFPSVCVWTSETVKPKGKRKNSSDRVPIVSACVRRKALESLLRDVASTDKKFLDCWASAMSLKQCPVGEGPIEHIFSHVRHTMWIESVDLSQALSLSIMDGVQLACAGREMRWMTESQMKEVGVTSGVRKILKSLEQKNPKKRKNMVD, via the coding sequence ATGCCGTTCAATCTGCGTACTTCTTTCAGTGCGTATCTgattgttttgttttccgcTATTTGTTTTGTTAAGGTGTGGGGATTTAGAAGCGTAGCCATCGCACAGACCTCAATGTCACTTCTTCAAGTAAGGTGTGCAAGCTCAAGGATATCGCCAAGTGACGGGTCCATGTCGGTGCGTTCTTCTCAACGGAATAAGGCTTCATCGAAAAGGCGAAAGAGCGTCAGTGACGAAACCATTATTTCCAAAAGGACGGCTTTCCTGAAATCGTGGCTTTTACACAATGAGAATGAGTTccattctttttccaaagacgaagCCGATGCCATACGTGAATCCCTGTTGGTTTGGTACCGGTCAAATCGTAGAAAGCTGCCATGGCGTGGGGATGAACCTCCGTGGGGAGGGAGCACAATAGCCTTCGCCGCCAAAGCATCAGCAGTTTCTTCGAACAAAAAGCAAGCATCTCTAAAAGAATTTTTCGCAACGTCTGTAGTCAATCTTTCAGCCACAAAAAGAGATGAGGACGTCGACGCGCCAGATGACCACAAAAAATCATTTCCAGTGACGGCATATGGCGTTTGGGTGAGCGAGATTATGCTCCAGCAGACACGAGTTGAGGCGGTCGTTCCGTACTGGGTCCGATGGATGATACGCTTTCCAACTGTTCACGATTTGGCTCTAGCCGATGAAGACGCTGTGAACGCCCATTGGGCCGGCCTCGGGTTCTACCGTCGGGCAAGACTCCTTCACTCCGCAGCAAAGTACATTGTAAACGACTGTAATGGTGCACTTCCTGAGAATGTCCAGGAACTTTTGCATCTTCCGGGAGTTGGACGGTACACGGCATCGGCCATTGCTTCTATTGCGTTCAATGTCAATGTACCAGTAGTCGACGGCAACGTTTGTCGAGTTCTGGCAAGGCTGCGCGGAATCGCAAACAATATTAAAGCTCCGGCTCTGAAAGACAATCATGGCTGGGATTTGGCTGCCCAGATTGTCTCTGCAGGGGACGGTTCAGCTCCGGGCGAAGTAAATCAAGCCATCATGGAGCTCGGTGCGACATACTGTGCCCCAGGCGGCACAGGGCTCGACGAGAACGATCCGCTCAAAGATTTTTACTTTTCAACTCGAATTGGACGTGAAGTTTTGCGAGCCTTTGATGGTAACGACTTGAAACAGATTTCTGAATTGCGTTACGCATCTAGTAACGCTCAGCAATGTTCGCTGTGCGCCCATGGGGGAGTAGCCGAAGTTTTCGATATTCTTGAGGTCGAATTGAGCAAGGCGTTAGAATCGAAGGCCTCTGTCAGTCGAGAAAACATCGCAAGCAAATGTGGGCACTCTTCATTCCCTCTGTCCCCGCCAAAATTAGCAAAGCGCGAAGAAGTGTTGGCAGTTGGCGCCTTGAAGTGGTTAGGCCCAAACACGATGGAGCCAGCTTGGTTGCTCCATCGGCGACCAGAGAAGGGGCTTTTGGCTGGACAGTGGGAGTTCCCTTCCGTCTGTGTGTGGACGAGTGAAACCGTAAAGCCAAaaggaaagagaaaaaacTCATCCGATAGAGTTCCTATCGTTTCGGCATGTGTTCGTCGGAAAGCACTCGAATCCTTGCTTCGGGATGTCGCAAGTACGGATAAAAAATTCCTGGACTGCTGGGCGTCCGCTATGTCTTTGAAGCAATGTCCCGTGGGGGAAGGTCCGATCGAACACATATTTAGCCACGTACGACACACAATGTGGATCGAATCTGTTGATCTGTCGCAAGCGCTTTCCCTCTCTATAATGGACGGTGTCCAACTTGCCTGCGCAGGACGGGAGATGCGCTGGATGACCGAATCACAAATGAAAGAGGTAGGTGTTACTTCAGGCGTACGGAAGATCTTGAAATCTTTGGAGCAGAAAAATCCCAAAAAACGCAAAAATATGGTAGATTGA
- a CDS encoding predicted protein codes for MARVRKATGPTRKGATEMVPEERVEEETPFEAVESPSKDSDNETQPSSMGDDNDSQSEIESYKIDTDIDFKYNPNFFEDKKALESVLRNTMGFGDIHVKSLQNEGLKTANDFLLISMSDINDLCDKLLFATVYRARLRAFATWLRSQPDNINITQEWTIPVMQLEMQMKAQASPFGTSETNKTDKSVSSLVPDPFDGTQKKWLAFRYSFEAWAGASGQSFDACISHDSERYSRSEPTATYNDINDEPDSFKYDWNVKSVRNSNIFFMLKSLTSGGDAWGLIEPYEVSKNGRHAWIALCAFYEGASQVGLTTEEARTTILTSKYTGQSRNFTFTKYVQKHLTGNNILARNKEAYTDSQKTNFFLRGIVDTELMAFKAAAEANLNEWKFERVVTYMRTQAAKLTSKDGKDSRNIRQATGLSKNRNNKNNRRKRSEYQSQGKGNKESGKGNNAPSTQLRKDIWDELSPEIKDAIKAAKRRASTDPRTAKRAKTSSTDNSNASVESYSPDLRSMSTEIFKADDDKDLASGQPEAKDTPLHLELEDTLKKPTYGAGTLFGRSADRVSFNRMVCSSEENKVTPWRMSELRLADATIRRICKNRTRNPTGRSTWGEAAIDTGADTICIGSGYTVLAHTGRYVSLRGFHDSGDTLDRIPVVTAATAYDYDDGTTVILVFHEALNLGPTQSTSLINLNQIRHAGHQTDDIPKFLSQGKSLHGIETIDGDYIPFELKGRTSLLYSRVPTRHELENCLHIDLTSDQPWDPNSKDWEDNEQRYTRHDRQRNARYTATDNADEENFYHGYFSLPDSKEFPVLPANNNVMNPNDVVREIKYATARVSKSSPRDLDVDRDKLRRILGHVPMEVVDRTLEATTQLAERSGKMPLHRRFKTKFEQLRYRRLKCTLYSDTFKSTVKSSRGHTHTQGFVCGDSYFVYHFLMKAESEADQGLASIIQDIGIPAQIHTDNAKVETLSKWKKITSGHWIKVTVTEPYSPWQNRCEHEFGAVRIQTRLVMETTQCPEQLWDYAITYVVIVRNNTARKALNWQTPLTVMTGDTSDISELLDFEFYEPVQYFDNPEIKFPQAKTKVGRWLGIATNVGQAMCYYVLTDKGTVIARSTVTPLHKVDSTALQTSLTAFDAMIRDIYQPTDFAHSTKKQAASLRRDEAMKVARKTGEPEDPGVRNRHVLYDLNEGADHDQVEPGLSVDDYYGNDDEKESGSSDLLVGSEVLLTKGGIQHLGKVTNLDKNGQPKGSNETTNYVVEFNDGTEEIHGYNALLDAVYKQILLTIKGAHVAAEDERKVGSSVLNGPMVNTPGSLLPL; via the exons ATGGCCCGAGTTCGCAAGGCAACCGGTCCTACCCGGAAGGGAGCGACCGAAATGGTGCCGGAGGAGcgagtggaagaagaaacgcccTTTGAGGCCGTTGAGTCGCCGTCCAAggacagtgacaatgagacGCAACCATCGTCCATGGGCGATGATAATGACTCACAGTCTGAGATCGAGTCGTACAAGATTGATACCGACATTGATTTCAAGTACAACCCAAACTTTTTTgaggacaagaaagcccTTGAAAGTGTTCTAAGGAATACTATGGGATTTGGAGATATCCATGTGAAGTCACTCCAAAACGAAGGTTTGAAGACCGCAAATGATTTCTTGCTTATTTCTATGagtgacatcaatgatctttgcgacaagcttttgtttgcaacagtttACAGGGCTCGCCTACGGGCATTTGCTACATGGTTACGTAGTCAACCCGACAACATAAATATTACCCAAGaatggacaattccagtTATGCAATTGGAAATGCAGATGAAGGCGCAAGCGTCTCCATTTGGAACCTCcgagaccaacaaaacagacaAGTCAGTCTCCAGTCTGGTGCCTGATCCCTTTGATGGTACACAGAAGAAGTGGCTCGCCTTTCGATACAGTTTTGAGGCATGGGCCGGAGCAAGTGGGCAATCTTTTGATGCCTGCATCTCACATGACTCGGAGCGATATTCCCGTTCAGAACCAACAGCGACCTACAATGACATCAATGACGAACCTGATTCATTTAAATATGACTGGAACGTTAAGTCAGTTCGCAATTCAAACATCTTTTTTATGCTCAAGTCGCTCACAAGCGGCGGAGATGCATGGGGCCTTATCGAACCTTACGAGGTTTCAAAAAATGGCCGTCATGCCTGGATCGCCTTGTGTGCGTTCTATGAAGGGGCCAGTCAGGTGGGCTTAACCACAGAAGAAGCTCGCACTACAATTCTGACATCGAAGTATACCGGACAATCCCGGAACTTCACTTTTACCAAGTATGTTCAAAAGCATCTTACTGGTAACAACATATTGGCTCGCAACAAAGAGGCCTACACGGACTCACAgaaaacaaactttttccTACGGGGAATTGTTGATACTGAACTTATGGCATTCAAGGCAGCTGCTGAAGCTAACCTAAATGAATGGAAGTTCGAACGCGTTGTCACGTACATGCGTACTCAAGCCGCCAAGCTCACGAGCAAGGACGGTAAGGATTCCCGAAACATTCGTCAGGCTACGGGCTTGTCGAAAAACaggaacaacaaaaacaaccgGCGCAAGCGCTCggaataccaaagccaaggcaaaGGTAATAAAGAGTCgggcaaaggaaacaatgctCCTAGTACTCAACTCCGCAAGGACATCTGGGATGAATTGTCTCCCGAGATAAAggatgccatcaaagcgGCAAAGCGTAGAGCGTCTACGGACCCGCGCACGGCTAAAAGAGCCAAGACTAGTAGTACGGATAACTCTAACGCAAGCGTTGAGTCCTACTCGCCTGATTTAAGGTCAATGTCTACTGAAATATTTAAAGCAGATGATGACAAGGACTTGGCTTCAGGTCAGCCTGAGGCGAAAGATACACCACTTCATTTGGAACTTGAAGATACGCTTAAGAAACCTACATATGGAGCAGGTACCCTATTTGGGCGATCTGCTGACAGGGTCTCCTTTAATCGTATGGTATGCAGTtcagaagaaaacaaagtcaCTCCTTGGCGCATGTCAGAACTACGGCTTGCGGATGCAACAATAAGACGCATTTGTAAGAATCGCACACGAAATCCTACCGGCCGTTCAACATGGGGCGAAGCTGCCATTGATACTGGTGCCGACACAATTTGCATTGGTTCAGGCTATACTGTACTTGCCCATACAGGTCGATATGTGAGTCTGCGAGGTTTTCATGACAGTGGTGATACTCTTGATCGAATTCCAGTTGTGACGGCTGCTACAGCATATGACTACGATGACGGAACCACCGTTATTCTGGTTTTCCATGAAGCTTTGAATCTTGGGCCTACACAGTCCACATCTCTCATCAACTTGAATCAGATTCGGCACGCCGGACATCAGACTGATGACATTCCGAAGTTTTTATCCCAAGGGAAATCTCTTCACGGAATTGAAACAATTGATGGCGACTACATTCCTTTTGAATTGAAGGGACGCACATCATTGTTGTACTCACGAGTACCTACTCGCCATGAGCTTGAGAACTGCCTGCACATTGATCTCACATCTGATCAACCCTGGGATCCAAACAGCAAAGACTGGGAGGATAATGAGCAGCGCTACACGCGTCATGaccgacaacggaatgcACGCTATACCGCAACTGATAATGCGGATGAGGAGAACTTTTACCATGGGTATTTCTCTCTCCCTGACTCTAAGGAGTTCCCGGTTCTACCGGCAAACAATAATGTTATGAACCCAAATGATGTCGTACGCGAGATCAAATATGCTACTGCacgggtttcaaaatctagcCCACGGGATCTAGATGTCGATCGAGACAAACTTCGCCGCATCCTGGGACATGTTCCTATGGAAGTAGTTGACCGAACACTGGAAGCTACAACACAACTTGCGGAACGCTCTGGCAAAATGCCACTGCATCGACGTTTTAAAACGAAGTTTGAACAATTGCGATACCGCCGGTTGAAGTGTACGTTATATAGCGACACTTTCAAATCTACTGTTAAATCCTCCCGAGGACACACGCATACCCAAGGGTTTGTATGTGGTGATTCTTACTTTGTATACCACTTTCTTATGaaagcggaatccgaagCAGACCAAGGTCTTGCGTCAATTATACAAGATATAGGAATTCCGGCACAAATTCACACCGACaacgcaaaagtggaaaccttaagcaaatggaagaaaatcacTTCCGGTCACTGGAtaaaagtcacagtcacggaaCCATACTCACCGTGGCAAAACcgttgcgaacacgaattcgGTGCGGTTCGGATCCAGACACGACTTGTTATggaaacgacacaatgtCCAGAACAGCTTTGGGACTACGCCATTACCTACGTGGTAATTGTGCGTAATAATACCGCTCGCAAAGCCTTAAATTGGCAAACGCCATTAACGGTTATGACAGGTGACACGAGCGATATTTCAGAATTGTTGGATTTCGAGTTCTACGAACCGgtacaatattttgacaatcctgaAATTAAATTTCCACAAGCTAAGACTAAAGTTGGTCGGTGGCTTGGTATTGCAacaaatgttggacaagctATGTGCTACTATGTCCTAACAGACAAAGGAACCGTGATAGCGCGATCCACAGTCACACCACTTCACAAAGTTGATTCAACTGCTTTGCAAACCTCTCTTACAGCTTTTGATGCTATGATAAGGGATATTTATCAGCCTACTGATTTTGCTCACAGCACTAAAAAGCAAGCAGCCTCGTTACGACGAgatgaagcaatgaaggtTGCCAGAAAAACTGGTGAACCTGAAGATCCAGGAGTCCGTAATAGACATGTTCTGTATGACTTAAATGAGGGAGCCGACCATGACCAAGTGGAACCAGGACTATCAGTTGATGATTACTAcggtaacgacgacgaaaaagagtctGGTTCGTCGGATCTCCTTGTCGGCAGCGAAGTACTCCTTACTAAGGGAGGTATACAACATCTAGGCAAAGTCACCAACCTTGATAAAAATGGCCAGCCCAAGGgctcaaacgaaacaaccaattATGTTGTTGAGTTCAATGATGGTactgaagagattcatggatacAATGCTCTGCTTGACGCTGTGTATAAGCaa atattgttgaCCATCAAAGGCGCCCACGTGGCGGCcgaggacgaacgaaaggTTGGTTCCTCCGTGTTAAATGGGCCAATGGTGAATACACCTGGGAGCCTCTTACCTctttaa
- a CDS encoding predicted protein has protein sequence MSFTSSIVSLLALSGMSLVCASPAINTLRVKPGDVFAVTLQNNLPAGSSLDRELYNYVMDPVNEANNEANVTIVFNRLAANGNIHLPEYGFWGLSYNNLHFHGAMFSPSLENIDQVVDGGESKTYTFKIPEDAQSGVVWYHNHVHGTSVYSYLASLFGFMVIEGTDNDISNAPGISGSTEVLMLRSEGLVNDDKSIPMFFPITGQFNWNSVANGNLGQETTYAFTQHETIFFRVASATTEPTISLVIPNISFVVVGYDGLPLPEPIETDTVVVGGGGRVEFLVRFDEPGTYEMS, from the exons ATGAGTTTCACTAGTTCAATTGTGTCCCTTCTTGCCCTCTCTGGCATGTCGCTAGTATGTGCTTCCCCAGCAATCAACACACTCAGAGTAAAACCAGGGGATGTCTTTGCTGTGACTTTACAAAACAACCTTCCTGCAGGTTCTAGCTTAGATCGTGAGTTGTACAACTATGTGATGGATCCAGTAAATGAAGCAAACAATGAAGCCAATGTAACGATTGTTTTCAATCGACTTGCCGCCAACGGCAACATTCACCTTCCAGAGTATGGCTTTTGGGGTTTGAGCTACAACAACCTTCACTTTCATGG TGCCATGTTTTCGCCATCTCTGGAAAATATTGACCAAGTGGTTGATGGAGGAGAATCGAAAACTTACACCTTTAAAATTCCAGAAGACGCTCAATCTGGAGTGGTGTGGTATCATAATCATGTGCACGGC ACGTCTGTGTATTCGTACCTTGCTTCCTTGTTTGGATTCATGGTAATTGAAGGCACAGATAATGATATTTCCAATGCTCCAGGAATTTCTGGATCTACTGAAGTGCTGATGCTACGTTCGGAAGGCCTTGTTAATGATGACAAGTCTATACCTATGTTTTTTCCAATTACTGGGCAGTTCAACTGGAATTCCGTTGCAAATGGAAATCTAGGACAGGAAACAACGTATGCATTTACTCAACATGAAACAATCTTCTTTCGAGTGGCATCTGCAACAACCGAACCAACTATTAGTCTTGTGATCCCAAATATTTCCTTTGTGGTTGTTGGCTATGATGGTCTACCATTGCCAGAACCAATAGAAACTGATACAGTTGTAGTCGGAGGCGGAGGCAGAGTGGAATTTTTGGTACGCTTTGATGAGCCAGGAACATATGAGATGAGCTGA
- a CDS encoding predicted protein — translation MVFYECVLTAKNTAQVVKGGGIVRGIHNHGIRDLPHRFQARYADSQGNRYYQKGRFISIYYDSNPTTMRQVEQTLSMDENVLRNTHLKARSVLDYVNIAREERNPYIKKVHGSQKLKAKAVHERNETVEKVIDDMRTDDV, via the exons ATGGTATTCTACGAATGTGTTCTAACGGCTAAGAATACGGCTC AGGTTGTCAAAGGTGGTGGTATTGTACGGGGTATTCATAATCACGGTATTCGCGATTTGCCCCACAGATTTCAGGCACGGTATGCCGACAGCCAAGGCAACCGCTACTACCAAAAAGGTCGATTCATATCAATTTATTATGATTCGAATCCCACCACAATGCGTCAAGTAGAGCAAACGCTGTCTATGGACGAAAATGTGCTGCGGAATACTCATTTAAAAGCGCGGAGCGTTTTGGATTATGTTAACATTGCACGAGAAGAAAGGAATCCGTACATAAAAAAAGTGCACGGGAGCCAAAAACTCAAAGCCAAGGCTGTTCACGAGCGGAACGAAACGGTGGAGAAAGTAATTGATGACATGCGAACGGATGATGTTTAG
- a CDS encoding predicted protein yields the protein MLRLIQRTAFSRLVSRKPSASPTVSLRTAVPVVGTTTTTFRRELHLSPREAEHLQLHQVGRLAQYRLARGVRLNYVEAVALISMQMMEKIRDGQDSVADLMTMGQSLIGRNQVMPGVAKMIGQVQVEATFLDGTKLLTIHNPVSAQDGNLERALDGSFLPVPNLSIFTKGTDEEENLVPGQVMTQGDPITINANRELIELSVTNTGDRPIQVGSHYAFVETNKALSFDRSASIGKRLNVPSGASVRFEPGERKTVTLCALGGIQRVVSGNRLTDGDARDPARHAAILERVTSQGFQHEPVDPADIPKGRAYVMERSSYADMYGPTVGDRIALGDTGLVVRVERDYTVYGDECKFGGGKTLREGMGQATGPTSDDALDVVITNALIIDPCIGIVKADVGIKGTSIVGIGKAGNPDMMDGVTPNMIVGNTTDVIAGEKLILTAGGIDTHVHYICPQQIEEAISSGVTTMFGGGTGPSAGSNATTCTPAPSQVEIMLKATDKYPLNFGFSGKGNTSDTKALENVLKAGAAGFKLHEDWGTTPSSIDAALDFADEHDVAITIHSDTLNESGFVDDSIAAMKGRTIHTYHTEGAGGGHAPDIIKIVGENHVLPSSTNPTRPFTVNTIDEHLDMLMVCHHLDSSIPEDVAFAESRIRAETIAAEDILHDTGAISMISSDSQAMGRVGEVITRTWQTADKMKAQRGALPEDSAGDDNVRVKRYIAKYTINPAITHGMSHMIGSIEVGKMADLVLWKPCMFGAKPEMIVKGGTIAYAQMGDPNASIPTPQPVKMRPMFGNTSAGMNSVVFVSQAAIHADTAGKLGLQKAAAGVVRCRAVTKKDMVWNDHTPNITVNPETFEVVVDGELLRCDPIDKVSLGQRFFLF from the exons ATGCTCCGCTTAATCCAAAGGACCGCTTTCTCCCGCTTGGTGTCGCGAAAGCCGTCGGCGTCACCCACAGTTTCGTTACGCACGGCAGTCCCTGTCGTCGGTACCACCACGACAACATTTCGTCGTGAACTGCACTTATCGCCCCGTGAAGCAGAGCACTTGCAACTCCACCAAGTCGGTCGGCTGGCTCAATACCGTCTCGCTCGAGGCGTTCGTTTAAACTACGTGGAAGCCGTCGCGCTTATTAGCATgcaaatgatggaaaagatTCGGGACGGACAGGATTCGGTTGCTGATCTGATGACGATGGGACAGTCACTCATCGGACGGAATCAAGTAATGCCGGGTGTCGCTAAAATGATTGGGCAAGTGCAAGTGGAAGCGACCTTTCTGGATGGGACAAAGCTGTTGACGATACACAACCCTGTCTCGGCGCAAGATGGAAATCTCGAACGGGCTCTGGACGGATCCTTCCTACCCGTTCCCAATCTCAGCATCTTTACCAAGGGAaccgacgaggaagaaaatcTTGTTCCCGGTCAAGTCATGACGCAAGGGGATCCCATTACCATCAACGCCAATCGTGAGTTGATTGAACTGTCCGTCACCAACACGGGCGATCGCCCTATTCAGGTTGGCTCGCACTATGCCTTTGTTGAAACCAACAAGGCGTTGTCCTTCGACCGCTCCGCGTCCATCGGTAAGCGCTTGAACGTACCGTCGGGAGCGTCTGTACGTTTCGAACCAGGCGAGCGCAAAACGGTCACCCTCTGCGCGCTCGGTGGAATCCAACGGGTCGTTTCTGGCAATCGACTCACAGACGGGGATGCCCGAGACCCTGCCCGACACGCCGCTATTCTCGAACGCGTCACGTCCCAAGGATTTCAGCACGAACCCGTCGACCCGGCGGATATACCCAAGGGGCGTGCGTACGTCATGGAGCGATCGTCCTACGCCGACATGTACGGCCCTACAGTCGGGGATAGAATCGCGCTCGGCGACACTGGCCTGGTCGTTCGTGTCGAACGGGACTATACCGTCTACGGCGACGAATGCAAATTCGGCGGAGGCAAGACATTACGGGAAGGAATGGGACAGGCAACGGGACCAACATCCGACGATGCATTGGATGTGGTTATTACCAATGCTTTGATTATCGATCCCTGTATTGGTATCGTTAAGGCCGATGTGGGCATAAAGGGTACTTCTATAGTGGGTATAGGCAAGGCCGGCAATCCCGACATGATGGACGGAGTGACGCCCAATATGATCGTGGGAAACACCACAGATGTCATTGCCGGCGAAAAGCTAATTTTGACAGCCGGTGGCATCGATACACACGTTCATTACATTTGCCCCCAACAGATTGAGGAAGCGATTTCGAGTGGGGTGACGACCATGTTTGGAGGGGGCACTGGACCG TCTGCCGGATCGAATGCTACAACCTGCACTCCGGCTCCGAGTCAAGTTGAAATAATGCTCAAAGCGACCGATAAATACCCTTTGAATTTTGGATTTTCCGGCAAGGGGAACACGAGCGATACAAAAGCTTTAGAGAACGTACTCAAGGCTGGCGCGGCAGGGTTCAAACTTCACGAAGATTGGGGCACCACTCCGAGTTCTATTGACGCCGCCTTAGACTTTGCCGACGAGCACGATGTGGCGATCACAATCCATTCCGATACACTCAACGAGTCCGGCTTTGTGGATGATTCCATCGCAGCCATGAAAGGCCGCACTATCCATACGTATCATACTGAAGGGGCCGGTGGTGGTCACGCTCCGGACATTATCAAAATTGTCGGCGAAAACCACGTGTTGCCGAGTTCCACGAATCCGACGCGTCCGTTTACTGTGAACACGATTGACGAACATCTTGACATGCTCATGGTATGCCATCACCTCGACAGTAGCATTCCGGAAGATGTGGCGTTTGCGGAATCTCGCATTCGTGCCGAAACAATCGCTGCCGAAGACATTTTACACGATACCGGTGCAATCAGTATGATCTCGTCCGATAGTCAAGCCATGGGCCGAGTCGGCGAGGTCATTACTCGCACCTGGCAAACAGCCGACAAGATGAAAGCTCAGCGTGGCGCGCTACCAGAAGATTCTGCTGGCGACGACAATGTACGCGTCAAGCGATACATAGCGAAGTATACAATTAATCCAGCGATAACCCATGGGATGAGTCATATGATCGGCTCCATCGAAGTGGGTAAGATGGCTGATCTAGTCTTGTGGAAGCCCTGTATGTTTGGTGCCAAACCGGAAATGATCGTCAAGGGCGGAACTATCGCGTACGCCCAAATGGGGGATCCCAATGCCTCTATACCAACGCCGCAGCCCGTCAAGATGCGCCCCATGTTCGGTAACACATCAGCCGGTATGAATTCGGTTGTTTTTGTATCACAGGCCGCCATTCATGCTGACACTGCCGGCAAATTGGGTTTGCAGAAAGCCGCAGCGGGCGTCGTGCGGTGCCGGGCGGTAACGAAGAAAGACATGGTCTGGAACGATCATACACCAAACATCACTGTAAATCCCGAAACCTTCGAGGTGGTAGTAGACGGGGAATTGCTGCGCTGTGATCCGATTGACAAGGTTTCTTTGGGACAACgttttttccttttttaa